In a single window of the Leisingera daeponensis DSM 23529 genome:
- a CDS encoding GtrA family protein, protein MTLQQLLVRYTAFAAAATAVNLATQRAVLQLGETGAYFTAAMAAGTLAGLVVKYMLDKRWIFFDQQGGLKHQGRTFLLYSVMGVATTAVFWITETLFWLTWGTDAAREAGAILGLVIGYTVKYQLDRQFVFTRRTAEAE, encoded by the coding sequence ATGACCCTGCAGCAGCTTCTTGTCCGCTACACCGCATTTGCGGCCGCCGCCACCGCCGTCAACCTCGCCACCCAGCGCGCGGTGTTGCAGCTGGGGGAGACCGGCGCCTATTTCACCGCTGCCATGGCTGCGGGCACTCTGGCCGGGCTGGTGGTCAAGTACATGCTGGACAAGCGCTGGATCTTCTTTGACCAGCAGGGCGGCTTGAAACACCAGGGCCGGACCTTTCTGCTGTATTCGGTGATGGGGGTGGCGACCACGGCGGTGTTCTGGATCACCGAGACGCTGTTCTGGCTCACTTGGGGCACCGATGCGGCGCGCGAGGCCGGGGCAATCCTGGGGCTGGTGATCGGCTACACGGTGAAATACCAGCTGGACCGGCAGTTCGTTTTCACCCGCCGCACGGCGGAGGCGGAATGA